The following proteins are encoded in a genomic region of Cellulomonas sp. ES6:
- a CDS encoding 2-dehydropantoate 2-reductase N-terminal domain-containing protein, protein MTSTVCPAPTDPRRRVWQGDRVRYVIIGAGAVGGTIGGLLAEAGGDVVLVARGAHLDALRSGGLHLTTPAGARTVRTAVASRPEDVELRRGDVLVLAVKSQDTDATLAGWAGRPVDGGRTAGEDLLLVCAQNGVDNERTALRRFARVAGMCVWLPATFLEPGRVSASGSPVTGVLTLGSVPAGVPDADLAEVSRDLEAAGFRAPVVEDVAAWKYAKLLSNLGNAVEALCGPVRGPARELADAAVAEAREVLAAAGLAPVDAAEEARAREGFTLVDLPGVDRRGGSTWQSLVRGAGSVEAAYLNGEIALLGRLHGVPVPVNATLLRLVEDAAARGEQPGGHDAAEVLASARAEV, encoded by the coding sequence ATGACCTCCACCGTATGCCCGGCCCCCACCGACCCGCGCCGACGGGTGTGGCAGGGTGACCGGGTGCGATACGTGATCATCGGCGCCGGCGCGGTCGGCGGGACCATCGGGGGGCTGCTGGCCGAGGCCGGCGGGGACGTCGTGCTCGTCGCGCGGGGTGCGCACCTCGACGCGCTGCGGTCCGGCGGACTGCACCTGACGACTCCCGCGGGCGCCCGGACCGTGCGCACCGCCGTCGCGTCCCGGCCGGAGGACGTCGAGCTGCGGCGCGGTGACGTGCTGGTGCTCGCCGTGAAGTCGCAGGACACCGACGCCACGCTGGCCGGATGGGCCGGTCGCCCCGTCGACGGCGGCCGCACCGCGGGCGAGGACCTGCTGCTGGTGTGCGCCCAGAACGGCGTGGACAACGAGCGCACCGCGCTGCGGCGGTTCGCCCGCGTGGCCGGCATGTGCGTCTGGCTGCCCGCGACGTTCCTGGAGCCGGGCCGGGTGTCGGCGTCCGGCTCCCCGGTCACCGGGGTGCTGACGCTGGGGTCCGTGCCCGCGGGCGTCCCCGACGCCGACCTGGCGGAGGTCTCCCGGGACCTCGAGGCCGCCGGGTTCCGCGCGCCCGTCGTCGAGGACGTCGCGGCCTGGAAGTACGCGAAGCTGCTGAGCAACCTCGGCAACGCCGTCGAGGCGCTCTGCGGCCCGGTGCGCGGGCCGGCGCGCGAGCTCGCCGACGCCGCGGTCGCCGAGGCGCGCGAGGTGCTGGCCGCCGCCGGCCTCGCACCGGTGGACGCCGCCGAGGAGGCGCGCGCCCGCGAGGGGTTCACCCTGGTCGACCTGCCCGGCGTCGACCGGCGCGGCGGGTCCACGTGGCAGAGCCTCGTGCGCGGCGCGGGCTCGGTGGAGGCGGCGTACCTGAACGGCGAGATCGCGCTGCTCGGACGGCTGCACGGGGTCCCGGTGCCGGTCAACGCCACGCTTCTGCGGCTCGTCGAGGACGCGGCGGCCCGGGGCGAGCAGCCCGGCGGGCACGACGCCGCGGAGGTCCTGGCCTCCGCGCGCGCGGAGGTCTGA
- a CDS encoding amidohydrolase, giving the protein MTSSSLVAVTGGYVVPVSSEPVNGGTVLIRDGRIEAVGADVAVPEGATVVDATGRWVLPGFVEAHGHVGIHEEGEGVAGDDTNEMTGPNMAAVRAIDAVNIDDEGFRDALAGGVTSVVVKPGSGNPIGGQSVALKSWGGRTIDEQVISAAVSVKSALGENPKRVYGNKNQTPSTRLGTALVIREAFTAAQHYRAARAAAEAKGEPFKTDLGLETLARVLDGELVWDQHTHRHDDIATAIRLADEFGYRLVVNHGTEGHKLADVLAERDVPVIFGPMFTSRSKVELRDRAIANLAALARAGVRVAITTDHPVVPINFLVHQATLAVKEGLPRQTALEALTVNPAAFLGLDGRVGALEPGRDGDVVVWSGDPLDVHARAEHVLIEGRTVYTWDAEASRGRVVERSERFAG; this is encoded by the coding sequence ATGACCTCCTCCTCTCTCGTCGCCGTCACCGGCGGCTACGTCGTCCCCGTCAGCTCCGAGCCCGTCAACGGCGGCACCGTCCTGATCCGCGACGGCCGCATCGAGGCCGTCGGCGCCGACGTGGCGGTCCCCGAGGGCGCGACCGTCGTCGACGCGACCGGGCGCTGGGTGCTCCCGGGCTTCGTCGAGGCGCACGGCCACGTCGGCATCCACGAGGAGGGCGAGGGCGTCGCGGGCGACGACACCAACGAGATGACCGGACCGAACATGGCCGCGGTCCGGGCGATCGACGCGGTGAACATCGACGACGAGGGCTTCCGCGACGCGCTGGCCGGCGGCGTGACGTCCGTGGTGGTGAAGCCCGGCTCGGGCAACCCGATCGGCGGCCAGAGCGTGGCGCTGAAGTCGTGGGGCGGGCGCACCATCGACGAGCAGGTGATCTCCGCCGCGGTGAGCGTGAAGTCGGCGCTCGGCGAGAACCCGAAGCGGGTCTACGGCAACAAGAACCAGACCCCGTCGACGCGCCTGGGCACCGCGCTGGTGATCCGCGAGGCGTTCACGGCCGCGCAGCACTACCGGGCGGCGCGGGCCGCCGCCGAGGCCAAGGGCGAGCCGTTCAAGACGGACCTGGGGCTGGAGACGCTGGCCCGGGTGCTCGACGGCGAGCTGGTCTGGGACCAGCACACCCACCGCCACGACGACATCGCCACGGCGATCCGGCTGGCCGACGAGTTCGGCTACCGCCTGGTGGTCAACCACGGCACCGAGGGGCACAAGCTCGCGGACGTGCTGGCGGAGCGGGACGTGCCGGTGATCTTCGGCCCGATGTTCACGTCCCGGTCGAAGGTCGAGCTGCGGGACCGCGCCATCGCGAACCTCGCCGCGCTCGCCCGGGCGGGCGTGCGCGTCGCGATCACCACCGACCACCCCGTCGTGCCGATCAACTTCCTCGTGCACCAGGCGACGCTCGCCGTGAAGGAGGGGCTGCCGCGGCAGACCGCGCTCGAGGCGCTGACGGTGAACCCGGCCGCGTTCCTCGGGCTGGACGGCCGGGTCGGGGCGCTGGAGCCGGGGCGCGACGGCGACGTCGTCGTGTGGTCGGGCGACCCGCTCGACGTGCACGCGCGTGCGGAGCACGTCCTCATCGAGGGCCGGACGGTCTACACGTGGGACGCCGAGGCGTCGCGGGGACGGGTCGTCGAGCGGTCGGAGCGCTTCGCCGGCTGA
- a CDS encoding trypsin-like peptidase domain-containing protein, producing MDHETAPRPTPAQPHDPTTAAGPGVDGDQPPVPGRSRRRRTAVALLASGAVAAGLVLGGTAYALGLPDAAAEPGLAAAPSTGDGSGTVRPQAGAGGWGGPSTTLPGGGGGAGSGAGSATGTLDATTATDAQQSGVVLISTVLGYQSAEAAGTGVVLTSDGLVVTNNHVVEGATQITVTVASTGDTYTAEVVGTDATADVAVLQLQGASGLATATLDDDEAGVAVGDAVTAVGNAEGGGVLLAADGTVTGLDESITTQAEGASSGESLTGLIEVDADVVSGDSGGPLLDDEGEVVGITTAASSGSADITGYAIPIQDVLDVVTQVVAGQDTDTITLGYPAFLGVQLATTGGDPAALDGLPGSTTGSTAGGAAGATVAGVIDGTPAAQAGLTAGDTITAVDGVTVADGDALSEALAAHAPGDQVTLTWTTATGTTQSATVTLVEGPAD from the coding sequence GTGGACCACGAGACCGCGCCCCGGCCGACGCCGGCCCAGCCCCACGACCCGACGACCGCAGCCGGCCCGGGCGTCGACGGCGACCAGCCGCCGGTGCCCGGCCGCTCGCGGCGCCGGAGGACGGCCGTCGCGCTGCTCGCCTCCGGGGCGGTCGCGGCCGGGCTGGTGCTGGGCGGGACCGCGTACGCGCTCGGCCTGCCGGACGCGGCGGCGGAGCCGGGCCTGGCCGCGGCGCCCTCGACCGGGGACGGCTCCGGCACCGTCCGCCCGCAGGCCGGCGCCGGCGGCTGGGGCGGGCCGTCGACGACGCTGCCCGGCGGGGGCGGCGGCGCGGGCTCCGGCGCCGGGTCCGCGACCGGCACGCTCGACGCCACGACCGCCACGGACGCGCAGCAGAGCGGCGTCGTGCTGATCTCGACGGTGCTCGGGTACCAGTCGGCGGAGGCCGCCGGCACGGGTGTCGTGCTGACGTCCGACGGGCTCGTGGTCACGAACAACCACGTGGTCGAGGGCGCGACGCAGATCACGGTCACCGTCGCGTCGACGGGGGACACCTACACGGCCGAGGTCGTCGGGACCGACGCCACGGCGGACGTCGCCGTGCTCCAGCTCCAGGGCGCGTCGGGGCTCGCGACGGCGACGCTCGACGACGACGAGGCGGGCGTCGCGGTCGGGGACGCCGTCACGGCGGTCGGCAACGCGGAGGGTGGCGGCGTCCTGCTCGCGGCGGACGGCACGGTGACCGGGCTCGACGAGTCCATCACCACCCAGGCCGAGGGCGCGTCGTCGGGGGAGTCGCTGACCGGGCTGATCGAGGTCGACGCCGACGTGGTGTCGGGCGACTCCGGTGGCCCGCTGCTGGACGACGAGGGCGAGGTCGTGGGCATCACGACCGCCGCGTCGTCCGGCTCGGCGGACATCACCGGCTACGCCATCCCGATCCAGGACGTGCTCGACGTGGTGACGCAGGTCGTCGCGGGCCAGGACACCGACACGATCACGCTCGGCTACCCGGCGTTCCTCGGGGTGCAGCTCGCGACGACGGGCGGCGACCCGGCGGCCCTGGACGGCCTGCCCGGCTCGACGACCGGGTCGACCGCCGGTGGGGCCGCGGGTGCGACGGTCGCCGGCGTCATCGACGGGACCCCCGCCGCGCAGGCCGGGCTGACCGCCGGGGACACCATCACAGCCGTCGACGGCGTGACGGTCGCGGACGGCGACGCGCTCAGCGAGGCGCTCGCGGCGCACGCCCCCGGCGACCAGGTCACGCTGACCTGGACCACGGCGACCGGCACGACGCAGTCCGCCACGGTGACCCTCGTCGAGGGCCCGGCCGACTGA
- the ppdK gene encoding pyruvate, phosphate dikinase has protein sequence MASYVQDFSDGDKDQKDLLGGKGANLAEMTRLGLPVPPGFTITTDACRAFMRTGHLPAELRVEVTMAVRRLEDALGRGFGDFHDPLLVSVRSGAKFSMPGMMETVLNVGLNDASVVGLAEFSGDERFAWDSYRRLIQMFGKTVLDIDGELFADTLDKAKAAKGVHDDVDLDATDLRHLVDSFKEIVRTESGREFPQHPREQLDLAIVAVLRSWNTDRARLYRRRERIPDDLGTAVNVCSMVFGNLGPTSGTGVAFTRDPATGHTGDYGDYLVNAQGEDVVAGIRNTLSLAEMEEVDPQSYADLRQAMRRLETHYRDLCDVEFTVERGKLWMLQTRVGKRTAPAAFRIATQLVDEHLITMDEALARVSGAQLSQLMFPQFDSTAERTLLTKGMAASPGAAVGHAVFDSATAQERAAHGEDVVLVRRETNPDDLGGMIAAVGVLTARGGKTSHAAVVARGMGRTCVVGADELVIDPVARTMTVRGHVVSEGDTIAIDGSTGEVYLGAVPVVPSPVSTYLESGLDAALAQAGDDDQTADLVRAVDRVLTHADTTRRLRVHANADTAEDARRARSLGAQGIGLCRTEHMFLGERRVLVERVVLAEDDDERQAALDALLPLQRADFAALLEEMDGLPTTIRLIDPPLHEFLPDLTELSVKVALAEERGEVDPADVKLLAAVRRMHEANPMLGLRGVRLGLVVPGLFALQIRAVCEATADRLEAGGTPHAEIMVPLVGSVMELHLVRDEALRIMAEVGEARGVTLDLPVGAMIELPRAALTADRIAEVAQFFSFGTNDLTQTTWGFSRDDVEGAFFPEYLENGVLTISPFETIDTKGVGRLVRIAVEEGRATRPDLTVGVCGEHGGDPESIRFFDAAGLDYVSCSPFRVPVARLEAGRAAIQGPDTDVR, from the coding sequence GTGGCCAGCTATGTCCAGGACTTCTCCGACGGTGACAAGGACCAGAAGGACCTGCTCGGCGGCAAGGGTGCGAACCTGGCCGAGATGACCCGGCTGGGACTGCCGGTGCCACCGGGCTTCACCATCACGACCGACGCCTGCCGGGCGTTCATGCGCACCGGGCACCTGCCGGCCGAGCTGCGTGTCGAGGTCACGATGGCCGTGCGCCGGCTGGAGGACGCGCTGGGCCGCGGGTTCGGCGACTTCCACGACCCGCTGCTGGTGTCCGTGCGCTCCGGGGCGAAGTTCTCCATGCCGGGGATGATGGAGACGGTGCTCAACGTCGGGCTGAACGACGCGTCCGTCGTCGGCCTCGCGGAGTTCTCCGGCGACGAGCGGTTCGCGTGGGACTCCTACCGGCGGCTCATCCAGATGTTCGGCAAGACGGTGCTGGACATCGACGGCGAGCTGTTCGCGGACACGCTCGACAAGGCGAAGGCCGCCAAGGGCGTGCACGACGACGTCGACCTGGACGCGACCGACCTGCGGCACCTCGTCGACTCGTTCAAGGAGATCGTCCGCACCGAGTCCGGCCGCGAGTTCCCGCAGCACCCGCGCGAGCAGCTCGACCTCGCGATCGTCGCCGTGCTGCGGTCCTGGAACACCGACCGCGCCCGCCTGTACCGCCGCCGCGAGCGCATCCCGGACGACCTGGGCACGGCGGTCAACGTGTGCTCGATGGTGTTCGGCAACCTCGGCCCGACGTCCGGGACCGGTGTGGCGTTCACGCGCGACCCCGCGACCGGGCACACCGGCGACTACGGCGACTACCTGGTCAACGCGCAGGGCGAGGACGTCGTCGCGGGCATCCGCAACACGCTGAGCCTCGCGGAGATGGAGGAGGTCGACCCGCAGTCGTACGCCGACCTGCGCCAGGCCATGCGGCGGCTCGAGACCCACTACCGCGACCTGTGCGACGTGGAGTTCACGGTGGAGCGCGGCAAGCTCTGGATGCTGCAGACGCGCGTCGGCAAGCGCACGGCGCCGGCCGCGTTCCGGATCGCCACCCAGCTGGTCGACGAGCACCTCATCACGATGGACGAGGCGCTGGCCCGGGTCAGCGGCGCGCAGCTCTCGCAGCTGATGTTCCCGCAGTTCGACTCGACGGCGGAGCGCACCCTGCTCACCAAGGGCATGGCGGCCTCCCCCGGCGCGGCTGTCGGGCACGCCGTGTTCGACTCGGCCACGGCCCAGGAGCGGGCCGCGCACGGCGAGGACGTCGTGCTGGTGCGGCGCGAGACCAACCCGGACGACCTCGGCGGCATGATCGCGGCGGTCGGCGTGCTGACCGCGCGCGGCGGCAAGACGTCGCACGCGGCCGTCGTCGCGCGCGGCATGGGCCGCACCTGCGTGGTCGGGGCGGACGAGCTGGTGATCGACCCGGTGGCCCGCACGATGACCGTCCGCGGCCACGTGGTCTCCGAGGGCGACACGATCGCGATCGACGGGTCCACGGGCGAGGTCTACCTCGGGGCGGTCCCCGTCGTGCCGTCGCCCGTCAGCACCTACCTGGAGTCCGGCCTGGACGCCGCGCTCGCCCAGGCCGGCGACGACGACCAGACCGCCGACCTGGTGCGGGCGGTCGACCGCGTCCTCACGCACGCCGACACCACGCGCCGGCTGCGGGTGCACGCGAACGCCGACACCGCCGAGGACGCCCGCCGGGCGCGCTCGCTCGGCGCCCAGGGCATCGGGCTGTGCCGCACCGAGCACATGTTCCTCGGCGAGCGCCGCGTCCTGGTGGAGCGGGTCGTGCTCGCGGAGGACGACGACGAGCGGCAGGCCGCCCTCGACGCGCTGCTGCCGCTGCAGCGGGCGGACTTCGCGGCGCTGCTCGAGGAGATGGACGGGCTGCCGACGACGATCCGGCTGATCGACCCGCCGCTGCACGAGTTCCTCCCCGACCTCACCGAGCTGTCCGTCAAGGTCGCCCTGGCCGAGGAGCGCGGCGAGGTCGACCCGGCGGACGTGAAGCTGCTCGCGGCGGTCCGCCGGATGCACGAGGCGAACCCGATGCTCGGCCTGCGCGGCGTCCGCCTCGGGCTCGTCGTGCCGGGGCTGTTCGCGCTGCAGATCCGGGCGGTCTGCGAGGCCACCGCCGACCGGCTCGAGGCCGGCGGCACCCCGCACGCCGAGATCATGGTCCCGCTGGTCGGGTCCGTGATGGAGCTGCACCTGGTCCGCGACGAGGCGCTGCGGATCATGGCGGAGGTCGGCGAGGCCCGCGGCGTCACGCTCGACCTGCCGGTGGGGGCGATGATCGAGCTGCCCCGCGCCGCGCTCACCGCCGACCGGATCGCGGAGGTGGCGCAGTTCTTCTCGTTCGGCACCAACGACCTCACGCAGACCACGTGGGGCTTCTCCCGGGACGACGTGGAGGGGGCGTTCTTCCCCGAGTACCTCGAGAACGGGGTGCTGACCATCTCCCCGTTCGAGACCATCGACACGAAGGGCGTCGGGCGCCTCGTGCGCATCGCGGTGGAGGAGGGCCGGGCCACCCGACCGGACCTCACCGTCGGGGTGTGCGGCGAGCACGGCGGTGACCCGGAGTCGATCCGGTTCTTCGACGCGGCCGGGCTGGACTACGTGTCCTGCTCGCCGTTCCGGGTGCCGGTCGCGCGGCTCGAGGCCGGCAGGGCCGCGATCCAGGGTCCCGACACCGACGTCCGCTGA
- a CDS encoding PhoH family protein yields MAETTPDRPERSLPGAARVEHRITIPSSVSMVELLGMDDQVLRAVEQGFRTVDVHVRGNEVTLAGPAGDVALVARLVDELVEMAAGGTPLTPDVVTRSVAMLTAGTTTRPADVLTFNILSTRGRTIRPKTSGQKEYVDAIDRNTITFGIGPAGTGKTYLAMAKAVQALQARQVNRIVLTRPAVEAGERLGFLPGTLSEKIDPYLRPLYDALHDMVDPDSIPRLMEAGTIEVAPLAYMRGRTLNDSFIILDEAQNTSAEQMKMFLTRLGFGSKVVVTGDVTQVDLPSGTTSGLRVVESILADVDDVAFCRLSSSDVVRHRLVSDIIDAYARWDTNRT; encoded by the coding sequence ATGGCTGAGACCACACCCGACCGCCCCGAACGGTCGCTCCCCGGCGCCGCCCGGGTGGAGCACCGGATCACCATCCCGTCCAGCGTGTCCATGGTGGAGCTGCTGGGCATGGACGACCAGGTCCTGCGCGCGGTCGAGCAGGGCTTCCGCACTGTCGACGTCCACGTGCGCGGCAACGAGGTCACGCTCGCGGGCCCGGCGGGTGACGTCGCGCTGGTGGCGCGCCTCGTGGACGAGCTCGTGGAGATGGCCGCCGGCGGCACGCCGCTGACCCCGGACGTGGTGACGCGCTCGGTCGCGATGCTCACGGCGGGCACGACGACGCGGCCGGCGGACGTGCTGACGTTCAACATCCTGTCGACCCGCGGCCGGACGATCCGGCCGAAGACGTCGGGGCAGAAGGAGTACGTCGACGCGATCGACCGCAACACGATCACGTTCGGCATCGGGCCGGCGGGCACCGGCAAGACGTACCTCGCGATGGCGAAGGCCGTGCAGGCGCTGCAGGCACGGCAGGTCAACCGCATCGTCCTGACGCGCCCGGCGGTCGAGGCGGGGGAGCGGCTCGGGTTCCTGCCGGGCACCCTCAGCGAGAAGATCGACCCGTACCTGCGGCCGCTGTACGACGCGCTGCACGACATGGTGGACCCGGACTCGATCCCGCGGCTGATGGAGGCCGGGACGATCGAGGTGGCGCCGCTGGCGTACATGCGCGGCCGGACGCTCAACGACTCCTTCATCATCCTGGACGAGGCGCAGAACACCTCGGCCGAGCAGATGAAGATGTTCCTGACCCGGCTCGGCTTCGGGTCGAAGGTCGTGGTGACCGGCGACGTGACGCAGGTCGACCTGCCGTCGGGCACGACCTCCGGCCTGCGGGTGGTCGAGTCGATCCTGGCGGACGTGGACGACGTCGCGTTCTGCCGGCTGAGCTCCTCCGACGTCGTCCGCCACCGCCTGGTCAGCGACATCATCGACGCCTACGCACGCTGGGACACGAACCGCACATGA
- the ybeY gene encoding rRNA maturation RNase YbeY has translation MSIEVNNESGHEVDEAEFAALARFVLDQMHVHPQTDLSILFVGTDVMTDLHVKWMDEPGPTDVLSFPMDELRPGRADDPTPPGLLGDVVLCPEVAVEQARAAGHSTVEELLLLTTHGILHLLGYDHAEPEEEKEMFGLQRQLLLTFLAGR, from the coding sequence ATGAGCATCGAGGTCAACAACGAGTCCGGCCACGAGGTCGACGAGGCGGAGTTCGCCGCGCTCGCGCGGTTCGTGCTCGACCAGATGCACGTGCACCCGCAGACGGACCTGTCGATCCTGTTCGTCGGCACGGACGTGATGACGGACCTGCACGTGAAGTGGATGGACGAGCCCGGCCCCACGGACGTGCTGTCGTTCCCGATGGACGAGCTGCGCCCGGGCCGCGCGGACGACCCGACACCGCCGGGGCTGCTCGGTGACGTCGTGCTGTGCCCCGAGGTGGCCGTCGAGCAGGCGCGCGCCGCCGGGCACTCCACGGTCGAGGAGCTGCTGCTGCTGACGACGCACGGGATCCTGCACCTGCTCGGGTACGACCACGCGGAGCCGGAGGAGGAGAAGGAGATGTTCGGCCTGCAGCGCCAGCTGCTGCTGACGTTCCTCGCCGGACGATGA
- a CDS encoding hemolysin family protein, translating into MSTVPVGLLATLTVAAVLVAAVLSAGEAAVLRIGRSAVADLLASRHPAAERVRRLAEDRVAVAGSAGVVRLLCEMLAAVCLTLAIAASDLQWSLELVIAVLACAFLTVVLARISPRSLGHRHPRQVLAFTSRLLVAVRAVAGPLVRVAPSAGADLDEDGLREMVERVGDSPAIDTDERAMVRSVLGLGDTLTREVMVPRTDMVTTGESTPLRKVLSLLLRSGYSRVPVVGEQVDDLRGVLYLKDLVRRLQDDPEAAEAPAVSLVRPAVFVPESKPVDELLRELQAGASHLAMVVDEYGGIAGLVTIEDAIEEIVGELTDEHDPSAPQVEDLGGGAYLVPARMAKDDLGELFGLEVEDDDVDTAGGLLAKALGKIPIPGSAGEIHGLRLVAQGTEGRRKRVARVLVSRAPEPQDDDAEPAGERTAERATRETHPTDQ; encoded by the coding sequence ATGAGCACGGTCCCCGTCGGTCTGCTGGCGACGCTGACCGTCGCGGCCGTCCTCGTCGCCGCGGTGCTGTCCGCCGGCGAGGCCGCGGTGCTGCGCATCGGCCGCTCGGCGGTCGCGGACCTGCTCGCCTCCCGCCACCCCGCGGCGGAGCGCGTCCGGAGGCTCGCGGAGGACCGCGTGGCGGTCGCCGGCTCCGCGGGCGTGGTGCGGCTGCTGTGCGAGATGCTCGCGGCCGTCTGCCTGACGCTCGCGATCGCGGCCTCGGACCTGCAGTGGTCGCTCGAGCTGGTCATCGCGGTGCTGGCGTGCGCGTTCCTGACCGTCGTGCTCGCGCGGATCAGCCCGCGCTCGCTCGGCCACCGCCACCCGCGCCAGGTGCTGGCCTTCACGTCGCGGCTGCTGGTGGCGGTGCGCGCCGTCGCCGGGCCGCTGGTCCGCGTCGCGCCGTCCGCGGGCGCCGACCTGGACGAGGACGGCCTGCGGGAGATGGTCGAGCGCGTCGGGGACTCGCCGGCCATCGACACCGACGAGCGGGCCATGGTGCGCTCCGTGCTGGGCCTCGGGGACACGCTGACCCGCGAGGTCATGGTGCCGCGGACCGACATGGTCACGACCGGTGAGTCCACCCCGCTGCGCAAGGTCCTGTCGTTGCTGCTCCGGTCGGGGTACTCCCGGGTGCCGGTCGTCGGCGAGCAGGTGGACGACCTGCGCGGCGTGCTCTACCTCAAGGACCTGGTGCGGCGGCTGCAGGACGACCCGGAGGCTGCGGAGGCCCCGGCGGTGTCCCTCGTGCGGCCCGCGGTGTTCGTGCCCGAGTCCAAGCCGGTCGACGAGCTGCTGCGCGAGCTCCAGGCGGGGGCCTCGCACCTCGCGATGGTCGTCGACGAGTACGGCGGCATCGCCGGCCTGGTGACCATCGAGGACGCGATCGAGGAGATCGTCGGCGAGCTGACCGACGAGCACGACCCGTCCGCCCCGCAGGTCGAGGACCTCGGCGGCGGCGCGTACCTCGTCCCCGCCCGCATGGCGAAGGACGACCTGGGCGAGCTGTTCGGGCTCGAGGTGGAGGACGACGACGTCGACACCGCGGGCGGGCTGCTCGCGAAGGCGCTCGGCAAGATCCCCATCCCGGGGTCGGCGGGCGAGATCCACGGCCTGCGCCTGGTCGCCCAGGGCACGGAGGGCCGCCGCAAGCGCGTCGCCCGCGTGCTGGTGTCGCGGGCGCCCGAGCCGCAGGACGACGACGCCGAGCCCGCCGGCGAGCGCACCGCCGAGCGCGCCACGCGCGAGACCCACCCCACGGACCAGTGA
- the era gene encoding GTPase Era: MTHRSGFACLVGRPNAGKSTLTNALVGQKVAITSGRPQTTRHTVRGIVHRPDAQLVLVDTPGLHRPRTLLGERLNDLVRDTLTEVDVVGFCLPSDQKVGPGDRFIAEQLAALGRRTPVVAIATKADLVGKQRLAEHLLAVSALGDWADVVPVSAESGYQVDVVEQVLIGHLPEGPALYPEGELTDEPESVMVAELVREAALEGVRDELPHSLAVVVEEIVPREVAAGEPPLLDVRVHLFVERDSQKAIVIGRGGSRLREVGTRARRGIEALLGSRVYLDLHVKVAKDWQRDPKQLGRLGF, encoded by the coding sequence GTGACCCACCGCTCCGGCTTCGCCTGCCTCGTCGGGCGCCCCAACGCCGGCAAGTCGACCCTGACCAACGCCCTCGTCGGCCAGAAGGTCGCGATCACGTCCGGGCGGCCGCAGACCACCCGGCACACCGTCCGCGGCATCGTGCACCGCCCGGACGCGCAGCTCGTGCTCGTGGACACCCCGGGGCTGCACCGCCCGCGCACGCTGCTGGGCGAGCGGCTGAACGACCTGGTGCGCGACACGCTGACCGAGGTCGACGTCGTCGGGTTCTGCCTGCCGTCGGACCAGAAGGTCGGCCCGGGCGACCGGTTCATCGCGGAGCAGCTCGCGGCGCTGGGCCGTCGCACGCCGGTGGTCGCGATCGCCACGAAGGCGGACCTGGTCGGCAAGCAGCGGCTCGCGGAGCACCTGCTGGCCGTGTCGGCGCTGGGCGACTGGGCCGACGTCGTCCCGGTGTCGGCGGAGTCGGGCTACCAGGTCGACGTGGTCGAGCAGGTGCTGATCGGCCACCTGCCCGAGGGGCCGGCGCTGTATCCGGAGGGCGAGCTGACCGACGAGCCCGAGTCCGTGATGGTCGCCGAGCTGGTGCGCGAGGCGGCGCTCGAGGGCGTGCGCGACGAGCTGCCGCACTCGCTGGCTGTCGTGGTCGAGGAGATCGTGCCGCGCGAGGTCGCCGCGGGGGAGCCGCCGCTGCTCGACGTCCGCGTGCACCTGTTCGTCGAGCGCGACAGCCAGAAGGCGATCGTCATCGGCCGCGGGGGGTCGCGGCTGCGGGAGGTCGGCACGCGGGCGCGGCGCGGCATCGAGGCGCTGCTGGGCTCGCGGGTGTACCTGGACCTGCACGTGAAGGTCGCGAAGGACTGGCAGCGCGACCCGAAGCAGCTCGGGCGGCTGGGCTTCTGA